In the Malassezia vespertilionis chromosome 1, complete sequence genome, one interval contains:
- a CDS encoding uncharacterized protein (EggNog:ENOG503P0SY; COG:S) — protein MAKEPAGAVDVAKVKSKLHHAIKMARAAAKKAKQMELQRHVRHIKQVRTGKGKQEEDMDALEAYLMQLKNIDTQWIADRALLSKLTKSKLLPKANRAVSMQLEDTLEATYPLYAIAKEEGLVQDSESAPDAPLNKLQHQLQSAKVLAETVNHKVQSIVLLLRPPTIANKKETEKEQAEQNLVMGGMGEKMSAELSGNEPGVPDSGADYSSDDGFDDETQVKKSEGIFRDLDMDMDAMVAPGSDDDDDDDDDDDNDNDIPSNRKRLRDSSSDEEYASNILPSLATGFVPAKRDDDWSDAEADYADKTSTKSGPPQTMRKNRRGQRERRA, from the exons ATGGCAAAGGAGCCAGCAGGTGCCGTCGATGTCGCCAAGGTGAAGTCCAAACTG CATCATGCTATTAAaatggcgcgtgcagcggccAAAAAGGCAAAACAGATGGAGCTGCAGCGACATGTGCGGCATATAAAGCAGGTTCGCACAGGAAAGGGGAAGCAAGAGGAGGATATGGATGCATTAGAAGCGTATCTAATGCAGCTGAAAAACATTGATACCCAATGGATTGCAGACCGCGCATTGCTTTCCAAATTAACGAAAAGTAAATTATTGCCAAAAGCAAACCGAGCTGTTTCTATGCAGTTGGAAGACACGCTCGAAGCTACCTATCCTCTGTATGCTATTGCCAAGGAGGAAGGACTTGTGCAGGATTCAGAGTCTGCGCCAGATGCACCGCTCAATAAACTACAGCACCAGTTGCAAAGCGCCAAAGTCCTTGCCGAAACAGTGAACCATAAAGTGCAGTCTATTGTACTTTTGTTACGGCCACCAACGATTGCAAATAAAAAGGAGACTGAAAAAGAGCAGGCAGAACAAAATTTGGTTATGGGGGGGATGGGCGAGAAGATGAGTGCGGAGTTGAGCGGTAACGAGCCCGGCGTGCCGGACAGTGGTGCAGATTATAGCAGTGACGACGGGTTTGACGACGAGACACAAGTCAAAAAAAGTGAGGGCATTTTTCGTGATCTAGATATGGACATGGACGCTATGGTGGCACCTGGAAGcgacgatgacgacgacgacgacgacgacgacgacaatGACAATGACATACCTTCCAACAGGAAACGTCTGCGTGATAGTTCCTCCGACGAAGAGTATGCTTCCAATATTCTGCCCTCGCTAGCCACTGGGTTCGTCCCCGCAAAACGTGACGATGACTGGTCTGATGCTGAAGCGGACTATGCGGACAAAACCTCAACAAAAAGCGGGCCCCCGCAGACGATGCGAAAAAACCGCCGCGGGCAAcgcgagcgacgcgcgtAA